One segment of Pseudomonas sp. FP2196 DNA contains the following:
- the sthA gene encoding Si-specific NAD(P)(+) transhydrogenase produces the protein MAVYNYDVVVLGSGPAGEGAAMNAAKAGRKVAMVDSRRQVGGNCTHLGTIPSKALRHSVRQIMQFNTNPMFRAIGEPRWFSFPDVLKSAEKVISKQVASRTGYYARNRVDVFFGTGSFADEQTIEVVCANGVVEKLVAKHIIIATGSRPYRPADIDFHHPRIYDSDTILSLGHTPRKLIVYGAGVIGCEYASIFSGLGVLVELVDNRGQLLSFLDSEISQALSYHFSNNNITVRHNEDYDRVEGVDNGVILHLKSGKKIKADALLWCNGRTGNTDQLGLENIGVKVNSRGQIEVDEAYRTCVPNIYGAGDVIGWPSLASAAHDQGRSAAGSIVDNGSWRFVNDVPTGIYTIPEISSIGKNEQELTQAKVPYEVGKAFFKSMARAQIAGEPQGMLKILFHRETLEVLGVHCFGYQASEIVHIGQAIMNQPGELNTLKYFVNTTFNYPTMAEAYRVAAYDGLNRLF, from the coding sequence ATGGCTGTCTACAACTACGACGTGGTGGTGCTGGGTTCCGGCCCGGCGGGAGAAGGCGCGGCAATGAACGCCGCCAAAGCAGGGCGCAAGGTCGCGATGGTCGACAGCCGTCGTCAGGTCGGCGGCAACTGCACCCACCTCGGTACCATCCCGTCCAAGGCACTGCGTCACTCGGTGCGGCAGATCATGCAGTTCAACACCAACCCCATGTTCCGGGCCATCGGCGAGCCGCGCTGGTTCTCTTTCCCGGACGTGTTGAAAAGCGCCGAGAAAGTCATCTCCAAACAAGTCGCATCGCGCACCGGCTACTACGCCCGTAACCGCGTCGACGTGTTCTTCGGAACCGGCAGCTTCGCCGACGAGCAAACCATCGAAGTGGTTTGTGCCAACGGCGTGGTCGAGAAGCTGGTGGCCAAGCACATCATCATCGCCACCGGTTCGCGCCCGTATCGCCCGGCGGACATCGATTTCCACCACCCGCGTATCTACGATAGCGACACCATCCTCAGCCTCGGCCACACCCCGCGCAAACTGATCGTTTATGGCGCTGGCGTGATTGGTTGCGAATACGCTTCGATCTTCAGCGGTCTGGGTGTACTGGTCGAGTTGGTGGATAACCGCGGTCAGTTGCTGAGCTTCCTCGACTCGGAAATCTCCCAGGCGTTGAGCTACCACTTCAGCAACAACAACATCACCGTGCGCCACAACGAAGACTACGACCGTGTCGAAGGCGTCGACAACGGTGTGATCCTGCACCTCAAGTCCGGCAAGAAGATCAAGGCCGATGCCTTGCTCTGGTGCAACGGCCGTACCGGTAACACTGATCAGTTAGGTCTGGAAAACATCGGCGTCAAGGTCAACAGCCGTGGTCAGATCGAAGTCGACGAGGCCTATCGCACCTGCGTGCCGAACATCTACGGCGCTGGCGATGTAATCGGCTGGCCGAGCCTGGCCAGCGCTGCTCACGACCAGGGCCGTTCGGCTGCTGGCAGCATCGTTGATAACGGAAGCTGGCGCTTTGTGAATGATGTGCCGACCGGCATCTACACCATTCCGGAGATCAGCTCGATCGGCAAGAACGAGCAGGAGCTGACGCAGGCCAAGGTGCCGTACGAAGTCGGCAAGGCGTTCTTCAAGAGCATGGCGCGCGCGCAGATTGCCGGCGAGCCGCAAGGCATGCTGAAGATCCTGTTCCACCGTGAAACCCTGGAAGTGCTGGGCGTTCACTGCTTCGGTTATCAGGCGTCGGAGATCGTGCACATCGGTCAGGCGATCATGAACCAGCCGGGTGAGTTGAACACTCTGAAGTACTTCGTCAACACGACGTTCAACTACCCGACCATGGCCGAAGCCTATCGGGTAGCGGCGTACGATGGCCTCAACCGGCTTTTTTGA
- a CDS encoding FAD:protein FMN transferase, translating to MAGVLLRGDEELLTGRWQGVVVLAVVLSGCGKGDSMESIGGPTMGSTYSIKYVRHAGLVDPAKVRSEVEGILGEVERQMSTYRSDSDIEQFNALPANSCQKMPVPVLELIRVGEQLSAQSEGSYDLTVEPLMNLWGFGPQGREEKIPGSSALAEVLQRVGHQHLHIDGDRLCKDAAVEVDFNSIAAGYAVDTIAARLDAMGIHDYLAEATGELKAKGKKIDGSPWRIALEEPRDDQQVAERIINVDGYGVSTSGDYRNYFLQDGRRYSHTFDARSGAPVLHDLASVTVIHPSALMADGLSTLLLILGPERAWDYAEKHDIGAFFVIRADTGFVIRTSKAFERFSGVKTD from the coding sequence ATGGCCGGCGTGCTTTTGCGGGGAGATGAAGAATTGTTAACTGGACGGTGGCAGGGGGTTGTGGTCTTGGCGGTCGTTTTGTCCGGCTGCGGCAAAGGCGACTCCATGGAGAGCATTGGCGGTCCGACCATGGGCAGCACGTATTCGATCAAATACGTACGTCATGCAGGTCTTGTTGATCCTGCAAAAGTTCGTAGCGAAGTGGAGGGTATCCTCGGCGAAGTCGAGCGGCAGATGTCCACTTATCGCAGTGACTCGGACATCGAGCAATTCAACGCATTGCCCGCTAACAGTTGTCAGAAGATGCCCGTCCCTGTCCTCGAATTGATTCGCGTCGGCGAACAACTTTCAGCACAAAGCGAAGGTTCCTACGACCTGACTGTCGAGCCGCTGATGAATCTCTGGGGCTTCGGCCCGCAAGGTCGTGAAGAAAAAATCCCTGGCTCCTCCGCACTGGCCGAGGTGCTGCAGCGAGTCGGTCATCAACATTTGCATATCGACGGTGATCGGTTGTGCAAGGACGCCGCCGTCGAAGTCGACTTCAACAGCATCGCCGCCGGTTATGCCGTCGACACCATCGCCGCCAGACTTGATGCCATGGGCATCCACGATTACCTCGCCGAGGCCACGGGTGAACTCAAGGCCAAGGGCAAAAAAATCGATGGCTCACCCTGGCGCATTGCCTTGGAAGAGCCCCGTGATGATCAGCAAGTCGCCGAGCGCATCATCAATGTCGATGGCTACGGCGTTTCCACCTCCGGCGATTACCGCAACTATTTCCTGCAAGATGGGCGGCGCTATTCCCACACTTTCGATGCGCGTAGCGGTGCACCTGTCCTGCATGATCTTGCGTCAGTCACGGTGATTCATCCTTCAGCGTTGATGGCCGATGGACTATCGACGCTGTTGCTGATTCTCGGGCCTGAAAGGGCTTGGGACTATGCCGAAAAACACGACATTGGTGCATTCTTTGTGATTCGTGCCGATACAGGTTTTGTTATCCGCACCAGCAAGGCTTTCGAAAGGTTCAGTGGCGTAAAAACTGACTGA
- a CDS encoding MFS transporter, producing the protein MSSTTGNGKAIFRIVSGNFLEMFDFMVYGFYATAIAKTFFPTDSAFASLMLSLATFGAGFLMRPLGAIFLGAYIDRHGRRKGLIITLAMMAAGTVLIACVPGYATLGVAAPLLVLLGRLLQGFSAGVELGGVSVYLAEISTPGRKGFFVSWQSASQQAAVVFAGLLGVGLNHWLSPEQMGDWGWRVPFLIGCMIVPVIFVIRRSLEETPEFQARKHRPTLQEIVRSIGQNFGIVLAGMALVVMTTVSFYLITAYTPTFGKSELHLSDLDALLVTVCIGLSNFFWLPVMGSVSDKIGRKPLLLAATILAILTAYPALSWLVANPSFSHLLIVELWLSFLYGSYNGAMVVALTEIMPVEVRTTGFSLAYSLATATFGGFTPAACTYLIHVLDNKAAPGIWLSGAAVLGLIATLVLFRGNKHELRTAQAAVPGGA; encoded by the coding sequence ATGTCTTCCACGACCGGCAACGGCAAAGCGATTTTTCGCATTGTCAGCGGCAATTTTCTCGAAATGTTCGACTTCATGGTCTACGGCTTCTACGCCACGGCGATCGCCAAGACTTTCTTCCCGACCGACAGCGCCTTCGCCTCCCTGATGCTTTCGCTGGCAACCTTCGGTGCCGGCTTCCTGATGCGCCCACTCGGCGCAATCTTTCTGGGCGCCTATATCGACCGCCATGGCCGTCGCAAGGGCCTGATCATCACCCTGGCGATGATGGCCGCCGGCACCGTGCTGATTGCCTGCGTCCCCGGTTACGCAACGCTCGGCGTCGCCGCCCCCTTGCTGGTGTTGCTTGGACGCTTGCTGCAAGGCTTCTCGGCGGGGGTCGAACTGGGCGGTGTTTCGGTTTATCTGGCAGAAATTTCCACGCCGGGCCGCAAAGGCTTTTTTGTCAGTTGGCAGTCCGCCAGCCAACAAGCGGCCGTGGTGTTCGCTGGACTGCTCGGCGTCGGTCTCAACCACTGGCTGAGCCCGGAGCAAATGGGCGACTGGGGCTGGCGCGTGCCGTTCCTGATCGGCTGCATGATTGTGCCGGTGATCTTCGTGATTCGTCGTTCACTGGAGGAAACCCCGGAATTCCAGGCGCGCAAACATCGTCCTACCTTGCAGGAAATCGTCCGCTCGATCGGCCAGAACTTCGGCATCGTCCTCGCCGGCATGGCGCTGGTAGTGATGACCACGGTTTCGTTCTACTTGATCACCGCCTACACCCCGACGTTCGGCAAGTCTGAACTGCATTTATCGGATCTGGATGCGTTGCTGGTGACGGTGTGCATCGGCCTGTCGAACTTCTTCTGGCTGCCGGTGATGGGCTCGGTGTCTGACAAGATCGGACGCAAACCCCTACTGCTGGCGGCGACGATTCTGGCGATTCTGACTGCTTACCCTGCCCTTTCGTGGCTGGTGGCGAATCCGAGCTTCAGCCATTTGCTGATCGTCGAGCTGTGGTTATCGTTCCTGTACGGTTCGTACAACGGCGCGATGGTGGTGGCGCTGACCGAGATCATGCCGGTAGAGGTTCGTACGACCGGCTTCTCGTTGGCCTACAGTCTCGCGACCGCGACCTTCGGTGGATTTACGCCGGCAGCGTGTACTTATCTGATCCATGTGCTGGATAACAAGGCTGCGCCGGGGATCTGGCTCAGCGGTGCGGCGGTGCTGGGGTTGATTGCGACACTGGTGTTGTTCCGGGGCAACAAGCATGAACTGCGCACGGCGCAAGCGGCTGTGCCTGGCGGTGCCTGA
- a CDS encoding glyceraldehyde-3-phosphate dehydrogenase yields MWKVPVTQKPDQCLGEWIDREALAEAMIPLIGQLYRNNNVVSSIYGRSLINQSVIAILKAHRFARHRSSDDSELSVHETFPLLKAMSELKLGAASVDLGKLAFKFRNEANGRTAEQFVREEMADVVGQQNASARKGTDVVLYGFGRIGRLLARILIEKTGGGDGLRLRAIVVRKGADNDLTKRASLLRRDSVHGSFNGTITIDEENNTITANGNLIQVIYAKNPTEVDYTQYGIKDALLVDNTGVWRDADGLGQHLACPGIDRVVLTAPGKGKLKNIVHGINHGEITADDKIVSAASCTTNAIVPVLKAVNDKFGIINGHVETVHSYTNDQNLIDNFHKGDRRGRSAALNMVITETGAATAAAKALPELAGKLTGNAIRVPTPNVSMAILNLNLEKAATREEMNEYLRYMALHSDLHKQIDFVNSQEVVSTDFVGSRHAGVVDAEATIVQDNRVVLYVWYDNEFGYSCQVVRVMEDMAGVNPPAFPR; encoded by the coding sequence ATGTGGAAGGTTCCCGTGACTCAGAAGCCCGACCAGTGTCTTGGTGAATGGATCGACCGTGAAGCACTCGCAGAAGCGATGATCCCGCTTATCGGTCAGCTCTACCGCAATAACAATGTGGTGAGCTCGATCTATGGCCGCAGCCTGATCAACCAGTCTGTCATCGCGATTCTCAAAGCTCACCGCTTTGCTCGCCATCGTTCCTCCGACGATAGCGAACTCTCCGTCCACGAAACATTCCCACTGCTCAAAGCCATGAGCGAGCTCAAGCTCGGCGCGGCTTCGGTGGATCTGGGCAAGTTGGCGTTCAAATTCCGCAATGAGGCCAATGGCCGCACTGCCGAGCAGTTCGTCCGCGAAGAAATGGCTGACGTGGTTGGCCAGCAAAACGCTTCGGCCCGCAAAGGCACTGACGTTGTGCTGTACGGCTTCGGTCGTATCGGCCGTCTGCTGGCGCGCATCCTTATCGAGAAAACCGGTGGCGGCGACGGTCTGCGTCTGCGGGCCATCGTGGTGCGCAAGGGCGCCGACAACGACCTGACCAAGCGCGCCAGCCTGCTGCGTCGCGATTCGGTACATGGTTCGTTCAACGGCACCATCACCATCGACGAAGAAAACAACACCATCACCGCCAACGGTAACCTGATCCAGGTGATCTACGCGAAGAACCCGACCGAGGTGGATTACACCCAGTACGGCATCAAAGACGCGCTGCTGGTGGACAACACCGGTGTATGGCGTGACGCTGATGGCCTGGGTCAGCACCTGGCGTGCCCGGGTATCGACCGCGTTGTTCTGACCGCGCCTGGCAAAGGCAAGCTGAAGAACATCGTTCACGGCATCAACCATGGTGAAATCACCGCTGACGACAAGATCGTGTCCGCTGCTTCCTGCACCACCAACGCCATCGTGCCGGTGCTGAAGGCTGTAAATGACAAGTTCGGCATCATCAACGGTCACGTCGAAACCGTTCACTCGTACACCAACGACCAGAACCTGATCGACAACTTCCACAAGGGCGATCGCCGTGGTCGTTCCGCTGCGCTGAACATGGTCATCACCGAGACCGGTGCTGCCACCGCTGCTGCCAAGGCTCTGCCTGAGCTGGCCGGCAAGCTGACCGGTAACGCGATCCGCGTTCCAACGCCGAACGTGTCGATGGCCATTCTCAACCTGAACCTTGAGAAAGCTGCTACCCGTGAAGAGATGAACGAGTACCTGCGCTACATGGCGCTGCACTCCGATCTGCACAAGCAAATCGACTTCGTCAACTCGCAGGAAGTGGTGTCCACTGACTTCGTTGGCTCGCGCCACGCCGGTGTGGTCGATGCTGAAGCGACCATCGTTCAGGACAACCGCGTTGTTCTGTACGTTTGGTACGACAACGAGTTCGGCTACAGCTGCCAGGTTGTTCGCGTGATGGAAGACATGGCCGGTGTTAACCCGCCAGCGTTCCCGCGCTAA
- the mfd gene encoding transcription-repair coupling factor, with protein sequence MPVLRLPLLPAEAGKQHWGNLPGAALSLAIAEAASAAKRFTLLLTADSQSAERLEQELSFFAPDLPVLHFPDWETLPYDLFSPHQDIISQRIASLYRLPELAHGVLVVPITTALHRLAPTKFLLGSSLVLDVGQKLDVEQMRSRLEASGYRYVDTVYEHGEFTVRGALIDLFPMGSKLPYRIDLFDDEIETLRTFDPENQRSIDKVDSVKLLPAREFPLQKDAVTRFKARFRERFDVDFRRCPIFQDLSSGITPAGIEYYLPLFFDETSTLFDYLPQDTQVFSLPGIEQAAENFWNDVRNRYEERRVDPSRPLLPPAELFLPVEDCFARLKSWPRVVASQQDVETGVGRERFPAQALPNLAIEAKATQPLAALSTFLDEFPGRVLFTAESAGRREVLLELLERLKLRPKTVDSWPDFVASKDRLAITIAPLDEGLMLDDPALALVAESPLFGQRVMQRRRREKRADGNNDAVIKNLTELREGAPVVHIDHGVGRYLGLTILEIDNQAAEFLTLEYAENAKLYVPVANLHLIARYTGSDDSLAPLHRLGSETWQKAKRKAAEQVRDVAAELLDIYARRAAREGYAFADPKADYATFSAGFPFEETPDQQSTIEAVREDMLAPKPMDRLVCGDVGFGKTEVAMRAAFIAVHGGRQVAILVPTTLLAQQHYNSFRDRFADWPVTVEVMSRFKSTKEVNAAIADLAEGKIDIVIGTHKLLSDDVKIKNLGLVIIDEEHRFGVRQKEQLKALRSEVDILTLTATPIPRTLNMAVSGMRDLSIIATPPARRLSVRTFVMEQNKSTVKEALLRELLRGGQVYYLHNDVKTIEKCAADLAELVPEARIGIGHGQMRERELEQVMSDFYHKRFNVLIASTIIETGIDVPSANTIIIERADKFGLAQLHQLRGRVGRSHHQAYAYLLTPPRQQITSDAEKRLEAIANTQDLGAGFVLATNDLEIRGAGELLGDGQSGQIQAVGFTLYMEMLERAVKSIRKGEQPNLDQPLGGGPEVNLRVPALIPEDYLPDVHARLILYKRIASATDEEGLKDLQVEMIDRFGLLPEPTKNLVRITALKLQAEQLGIKKVDGGPQGGRIEFAAQTPVDPMTLIKLIQSQPKRYKFEGATMFKFQVPMERPEERFNTVEALFERLIPKTA encoded by the coding sequence GTGCCTGTTCTGCGTCTACCGCTTCTCCCTGCCGAGGCAGGTAAACAGCACTGGGGCAATCTGCCCGGTGCCGCCCTGAGCCTGGCGATTGCCGAGGCTGCCAGCGCTGCCAAGCGCTTCACCCTGCTACTGACCGCCGACAGCCAGAGTGCCGAACGGCTGGAACAGGAGCTGAGTTTCTTCGCCCCGGATTTGCCCGTTCTGCATTTCCCCGACTGGGAAACCCTGCCTTACGACCTGTTTTCGCCGCACCAGGACATCATTTCCCAACGCATCGCCAGCCTGTACAGACTGCCGGAACTGGCGCATGGCGTACTGGTGGTGCCGATCACCACGGCCCTGCATCGTCTGGCGCCGACCAAATTCCTGCTCGGCAGCAGCCTGGTACTGGACGTCGGCCAGAAGCTCGATGTCGAGCAAATGCGCTCGCGACTTGAAGCCAGTGGCTATCGCTACGTCGACACCGTCTATGAGCACGGTGAATTCACGGTTCGCGGCGCGCTGATCGATCTCTTCCCGATGGGCAGCAAGCTGCCGTATCGCATTGATCTGTTCGATGACGAAATCGAAACCCTGCGCACCTTCGATCCGGAAAACCAGCGTTCCATCGACAAGGTCGATTCGGTCAAGCTGCTGCCGGCACGTGAGTTCCCGCTGCAAAAAGATGCGGTGACTCGCTTCAAGGCGCGTTTCCGCGAGCGTTTTGACGTCGACTTCCGGCGCTGCCCGATCTTTCAGGATTTGAGCAGCGGCATCACCCCGGCCGGTATCGAGTACTACCTGCCGCTGTTCTTCGACGAAACCTCGACCCTGTTCGATTACCTGCCCCAGGACACGCAAGTGTTCTCGCTACCGGGCATCGAGCAAGCGGCAGAGAACTTCTGGAACGACGTGCGCAACCGCTATGAAGAACGCCGCGTCGATCCATCGCGGCCTTTATTGCCACCCGCCGAATTGTTCCTGCCGGTAGAAGACTGTTTTGCCCGCCTCAAAAGCTGGCCGCGCGTGGTTGCCAGTCAGCAGGACGTGGAAACCGGTGTCGGTCGCGAACGCTTCCCCGCTCAGGCATTGCCGAATCTGGCAATCGAAGCCAAAGCCACACAACCGCTGGCGGCACTTTCGACCTTCCTCGACGAATTCCCCGGACGCGTGCTGTTTACCGCCGAATCCGCAGGCCGTCGCGAAGTCTTGCTGGAGTTGCTCGAACGCTTGAAGCTGCGGCCGAAAACCGTCGACAGCTGGCCGGACTTCGTCGCGAGCAAGGATCGCCTGGCAATCACCATTGCCCCGCTTGACGAAGGCCTGATGCTGGATGACCCGGCGCTGGCACTGGTCGCGGAAAGCCCGCTGTTCGGTCAGCGCGTCATGCAACGTCGCCGCCGCGAGAAGCGCGCCGACGGCAACAATGACGCCGTCATCAAGAACCTCACCGAGCTGCGCGAAGGCGCACCGGTGGTGCACATTGACCACGGTGTCGGCCGCTATCTGGGCCTGACGATTCTGGAAATCGATAATCAGGCTGCCGAATTCCTCACCCTCGAATACGCCGAGAACGCCAAACTCTACGTGCCGGTGGCCAACCTGCACTTGATCGCCCGTTACACCGGCAGCGACGACTCTCTGGCTCCACTGCATCGCCTCGGTTCCGAGACCTGGCAGAAAGCCAAACGCAAAGCCGCCGAACAGGTGCGTGACGTTGCTGCCGAGTTGCTCGACATCTATGCCCGCCGCGCCGCTCGCGAAGGCTACGCGTTCGCTGACCCGAAAGCCGACTACGCAACGTTCAGCGCAGGCTTCCCGTTCGAAGAGACCCCTGACCAGCAATCCACCATCGAGGCCGTTCGCGAAGACATGCTCGCGCCGAAACCGATGGATCGCCTGGTCTGCGGTGACGTTGGTTTCGGCAAGACCGAAGTGGCCATGCGTGCGGCGTTTATCGCCGTGCACGGCGGCCGCCAGGTTGCGATTCTGGTGCCGACCACCCTGCTCGCTCAGCAACACTACAACAGCTTCCGCGACCGCTTCGCCGACTGGCCGGTGACCGTGGAAGTAATGAGCCGCTTCAAGTCGACCAAGGAAGTGAACGCGGCGATTGCCGATCTGGCGGAAGGCAAGATCGACATCGTCATCGGTACACACAAGCTGCTTTCCGACGATGTGAAGATCAAAAACCTGGGTTTGGTGATCATCGACGAAGAACACCGCTTTGGTGTGCGCCAGAAAGAGCAGCTCAAGGCCCTGCGCAGCGAAGTCGACATCCTCACCCTGACCGCCACACCGATTCCGCGCACGCTGAACATGGCGGTGTCGGGCATGCGCGACCTGTCGATCATCGCTACGCCGCCGGCCCGACGCCTGTCAGTGCGCACCTTCGTTATGGAACAGAACAAAAGCACGGTCAAAGAGGCCCTGCTCCGAGAACTGCTGCGTGGCGGCCAGGTTTACTACCTGCACAACGATGTTAAAACCATCGAGAAATGCGCCGCCGACCTTGCCGAACTGGTACCGGAAGCGCGGATCGGCATCGGTCACGGGCAGATGCGCGAACGCGAACTCGAACAGGTGATGAGCGACTTCTATCACAAGCGCTTCAACGTGCTGATCGCCTCGACCATTATCGAGACCGGCATCGACGTGCCGAGCGCCAACACCATCATCATCGAGCGCGCCGACAAGTTCGGCCTGGCGCAACTGCACCAGTTGCGCGGTCGCGTCGGCCGCAGTCACCACCAGGCATATGCGTACCTGCTGACGCCGCCGCGCCAGCAAATCACTTCGGACGCGGAAAAACGTCTGGAGGCGATCGCCAATACTCAAGATCTCGGTGCCGGTTTCGTGCTGGCCACCAACGATCTGGAAATCCGTGGCGCCGGTGAATTGCTTGGCGATGGTCAGAGCGGCCAGATTCAGGCGGTGGGCTTCACTTTGTATATGGAAATGCTCGAGCGCGCGGTCAAATCGATCCGCAAGGGCGAACAGCCGAACCTCGATCAACCGCTCGGCGGCGGCCCGGAAGTCAACCTGCGGGTGCCGGCGCTGATTCCGGAAGATTATCTGCCGGACGTGCACGCCCGCCTGATCCTGTACAAGCGCATCGCCTCGGCCACCGATGAGGAAGGCCTGAAGGATCTGCAAGTGGAGATGATCGACCGCTTCGGTCTGCTGCCGGAACCGACCAAAAATCTGGTGCGCATCACGGCCTTGAAACTGCAGGCCGAACAGCTGGGCATCAAGAAGGTCGATGGTGGCCCGCAAGGTGGCCGCATCGAGTTCGCCGCGCAGACGCCGGTCGACCCGATGACCTTGATCAAGCTGATCCAGAGCCAGCCCAAACGCTACAAATTCGAAGGCGCCACGATGTTCAAGTTTCAGGTGCCGATGGAGCGCCCGGAAGAGCGCTTTAATACTGTAGAGGCGCTGTTCGAGCGCCTCATTCCGAAAACTGCTTGA
- a CDS encoding CsiV family protein, protein MRLFRSLTLLLTLVAPTAFADDTYQVEMILVRQNAVPAIISRAAPEDWAAGAQRLGDETKRTPALGEVAAKLTASGEYSVLMHKAWQQTLGEAPAKVAVSDGQEQFGQFPIEGTLEMKLGRFTDVAADFWVNQIDSNGMVTASERLKQDSHTKNGQLNYLDNGHLALLIKITSLTAPAPREAPEAIPD, encoded by the coding sequence ATGCGCCTGTTTCGCTCACTGACTTTGCTACTGACCTTGGTAGCACCCACGGCATTTGCCGATGATACGTATCAAGTCGAAATGATTCTGGTCCGTCAGAACGCCGTACCGGCCATTATCAGCCGCGCCGCGCCGGAAGACTGGGCCGCCGGCGCACAACGACTTGGCGATGAAACCAAGCGCACGCCTGCACTGGGTGAAGTTGCCGCAAAACTCACCGCCAGCGGGGAGTACAGCGTGTTGATGCACAAGGCCTGGCAGCAAACTCTCGGCGAGGCACCGGCGAAAGTAGCGGTCAGCGACGGCCAGGAACAGTTCGGCCAGTTCCCGATCGAGGGCACACTTGAGATGAAACTCGGGCGTTTCACCGACGTGGCTGCCGACTTCTGGGTCAATCAGATCGACAGCAACGGTATGGTCACTGCCAGTGAACGCCTGAAACAGGACAGCCACACAAAAAACGGCCAACTCAATTATCTCGACAACGGCCACCTGGCCCTGCTGATCAAGATCACTTCCCTGACGGCGCCTGCGCCACGGGAAGCGCCTGAAGCCATTCCGGACTGA